The following are encoded together in the Clostridium sp. BJN0013 genome:
- a CDS encoding MarR family winged helix-turn-helix transcriptional regulator: protein MTEGNKGILIVAKMKSILFSFKKNMSNKFNPFNLTGTQGMLIGILHRHGQMKISDLSEKMGLSNSTVSGIVDRLEKQGLVKRIRSKTDRRVVYISVTEKFKKSFHHNFCEIEKKFEDIIDGVPSHEIDKILEGLNLLEKLINEKK, encoded by the coding sequence ATGACAGAAGGGAATAAAGGTATTTTAATAGTGGCAAAAATGAAGTCAATTCTATTTTCTTTTAAAAAAAATATGTCAAATAAGTTTAATCCTTTCAATCTTACAGGAACGCAGGGGATGCTTATTGGCATATTACATAGACATGGACAGATGAAAATAAGTGACTTGAGTGAAAAGATGGGATTGTCTAATAGTACTGTGTCAGGAATTGTAGATAGACTAGAAAAACAGGGATTAGTTAAGAGAATTAGAAGCAAGACAGATAGGAGGGTAGTATATATAAGTGTAACTGAAAAATTTAAAAAAAGCTTTCACCATAATTTTTGTGAAATTGAGAAGAAATTTGAAGATATCATAGATGGAGTTCCATCTCATGAAATTGATAAAATACTTGAGGGATTGAATTTGTTAGAAAAATTGATCAATGAAAAGAAATAA
- a CDS encoding ABC transporter ATP-binding protein has protein sequence MIKLIKYLKPFVAMIIMAVVLLFVQAMCDLALPDYTSNIVNKGIQQGGILDAVPQAIRQSEMNKTQLLMNEEDKEEVFKSYKFIDKSSKDYEEYLKEYPNLKNEPIFVIKDIKKSEREKLNNIMGRAILRVSSIEKIKSNSENGIISFNGFKVPVDTDLFAVISSMPYNQREEIIKGIDDKISNLDESMITQSAVSKVKAEYKALGMNTDKMQNRYIINTGMIMLLISLLGGVCTIIVGFLASKTAAGLARNLRKNIFEKVEKFSNKEFDDFSTASLITRSTNDITQIQMLMVIMIRMVFYAPIMGIGGVIRAIQKSSSMSWIIAVAVIVLLGLIFIIFAVAFPKFKIIQKLIDRLNLVTRESLSGMMVIRAFNTQDFQEERFDRANKDVTNTNLFVNRVMACMMPVMMLIMNGITLIIVWIGSHEVANASMQVGDMMAFMQYAMQIIMAFLMLAVMFILIPRASVSAQRIDEVFRKEILISDPKIPKHFDDSVKGVVEFKNVSFRYPGAEEDILKNISFKALPGKTTAFIGSTGSGKTTLINLIMRFYDIKEGEVFVNGINVKEVSQQELRNKIGYVPQKSYLFSGTIESNLKYANKNAAEKDIKNAAEVAQALEFINTKPEGFKTEISQGGSNVSGGQKQRLSIARALLKKPEIYLFDDSFSALDFKTDAALRKALEKETASCTFLIVAQRVSTIMDADEIIVLDNGSIVGMGTHKELMKNCDVYKEIALSQLSKEELA, from the coding sequence ATGATAAAATTAATAAAATACTTAAAACCATTTGTTGCAATGATTATTATGGCCGTAGTACTTTTGTTTGTGCAGGCTATGTGCGATTTGGCTCTTCCAGATTACACTTCTAATATTGTAAATAAGGGTATACAACAAGGGGGTATTTTAGATGCAGTTCCCCAAGCAATAAGACAAAGTGAAATGAATAAAACACAATTGCTCATGAATGAAGAAGATAAAGAGGAGGTTTTTAAAAGCTATAAATTTATTGATAAGTCCAGTAAAGATTATGAAGAGTATTTAAAGGAGTATCCTAATCTTAAAAATGAACCTATTTTTGTAATTAAAGATATAAAAAAGAGTGAAAGAGAAAAACTGAATAACATAATGGGCAGGGCAATACTTAGAGTTTCCAGTATTGAAAAGATTAAATCCAATAGTGAAAATGGAATAATATCCTTTAATGGATTTAAAGTGCCTGTGGATACAGATTTGTTCGCAGTAATTTCCTCCATGCCATATAATCAGCGTGAAGAAATAATTAAAGGCATAGATGATAAAATCTCAAATTTAGATGAAAGCATGATAACTCAATCTGCTGTTTCAAAAGTTAAGGCTGAGTATAAGGCTCTGGGGATGAATACGGATAAGATGCAGAATAGATATATCATAAATACGGGAATGATTATGCTTCTTATATCATTATTAGGTGGTGTATGCACCATAATAGTGGGATTTTTAGCGTCTAAAACAGCGGCAGGACTTGCAAGGAATCTCCGTAAAAATATATTTGAAAAAGTGGAGAAATTCTCAAATAAAGAGTTTGATGATTTTTCAACAGCTTCCCTTATAACAAGGAGTACTAATGATATAACGCAGATACAAATGCTTATGGTAATTATGATAAGAATGGTATTTTATGCGCCTATTATGGGAATTGGGGGTGTAATAAGAGCTATCCAAAAAAGTAGTTCTATGTCATGGATTATTGCAGTGGCAGTTATAGTACTTTTAGGGTTGATTTTTATAATATTTGCAGTGGCTTTTCCTAAATTTAAGATTATACAAAAACTCATTGACAGACTTAACCTTGTAACCCGTGAAAGTCTTTCAGGAATGATGGTAATAAGAGCTTTTAATACTCAAGATTTTCAAGAAGAACGTTTTGATAGGGCAAATAAGGATGTTACCAATACAAATCTATTTGTAAATCGTGTAATGGCCTGTATGATGCCTGTTATGATGCTTATTATGAACGGGATAACGTTGATTATTGTGTGGATAGGTTCTCACGAAGTGGCAAATGCAAGTATGCAAGTGGGAGATATGATGGCCTTTATGCAATATGCAATGCAGATAATCATGGCATTTTTAATGCTTGCAGTGATGTTTATTCTCATACCTAGAGCCTCTGTTTCAGCACAACGTATTGATGAGGTTTTTAGGAAGGAAATCTTAATTTCAGATCCCAAAATACCTAAGCATTTTGATGATAGCGTGAAAGGTGTGGTGGAATTTAAGAATGTATCTTTTAGATATCCGGGAGCTGAAGAGGACATACTTAAAAATATTAGTTTTAAAGCATTGCCGGGCAAAACTACTGCATTTATAGGCTCTACGGGTTCAGGTAAAACTACTCTTATAAACTTAATTATGCGTTTTTATGATATAAAAGAAGGAGAGGTTTTCGTAAATGGTATAAATGTAAAAGAGGTGTCACAGCAAGAGCTTCGTAATAAAATTGGATATGTACCTCAAAAGAGTTATTTATTTAGTGGTACAATTGAATCCAATCTTAAATATGCAAATAAGAATGCAGCGGAAAAAGATATTAAAAATGCCGCAGAAGTTGCTCAAGCCCTGGAATTTATAAATACTAAACCAGAAGGATTTAAAACTGAAATTTCCCAGGGAGGTTCAAATGTGTCTGGAGGTCAGAAACAGAGATTATCCATTGCCCGTGCACTCTTAAAGAAACCTGAAATTTATTTGTTTGACGACAGTTTCTCAGCTCTTGATTTTAAAACAGATGCTGCACTTAGAAAAGCACTAGAAAAAGAGACTGCATCATGTACATTTCTTATTGTGGCACAACGTGTTTCAACAATTATGGATGCAGATGAAATAATAGTTCTTGATAACGGCAGTATAGTAGGAATGGGTACTCATAAAGAGCTTATGAAAAATTGTGATGTGTATAAAGAAATTGCATTATCACAGCTTTCAAAGGAGGAATTGGCATGA
- a CDS encoding ABC transporter ATP-binding protein: protein MSKKGRKHAKGPGGMIQGGEKANNFKGTMKNLIRYMNEYKVSVIVVVIFAAVSASFSIIGPKMLGNATTKLFEGIMNKLSGSGTGVDFNYIGKIIVILGALYLISSLFAYIQGWIMSGVSMKVSYKMRKEISQKINKLPLKYFDGTNQGEVLSRVTNDVDTLSQTLNQSLTQIITSVTTVIGVFIMMLSISVLMTVVALCIIPLSMIIMMFIIKYSQKYFKEQQDYLGHVNGHVEEMYGGHIVMKAFNGEKDSIEKFDKLNNTLYKSAWKSQFLTSIVMPVMNFVSNLGYVGVCVLGGWLAIKKTIEVGDIQAFIQYVRSFTQPITQIANISNILQQTAASAERVFEFLEEEEEVSEVQNPVKIEDVAGSVEFKNVQFAYNSDKIVINDFSARINPGRKVAIVGPTGAGKTTIVKLLMRFYDVNKGAILVDGHDIREYTRRDLRSMFGMVLQDTWLYNGSIMENIRYGKLQAKDEEVKAAAKAAYVDGFVHTLPGGYDMILNEETSNISQGQKQLLTIARAILSDPKILILDEATSSVDTRTEVRIKKAMRNLMKNRTSFIIAHRLSTIRDADLILVMDNGDIVEQGTHDELLKKGGVYSKLYNSQFTYSLENE from the coding sequence ATGAGTAAAAAGGGTAGAAAACATGCAAAGGGTCCTGGAGGAATGATTCAGGGAGGAGAAAAAGCAAATAATTTTAAAGGTACAATGAAAAATCTTATAAGATATATGAATGAATATAAAGTTTCTGTGATTGTTGTGGTTATATTTGCAGCAGTTAGTGCATCTTTTTCTATAATAGGCCCTAAAATGTTAGGTAATGCTACAACAAAGTTATTTGAAGGAATTATGAATAAACTTTCAGGTAGTGGAACAGGAGTGGATTTTAATTATATAGGGAAAATAATAGTTATACTTGGGGCATTATATTTGATAAGTTCATTATTTGCCTATATTCAGGGATGGATAATGTCTGGAGTTTCTATGAAGGTAAGTTATAAAATGAGAAAGGAAATTTCTCAAAAAATAAATAAATTGCCCCTTAAATATTTTGATGGTACAAATCAGGGAGAAGTGCTATCTCGTGTTACCAATGACGTGGATACCTTAAGTCAAACACTTAACCAGAGTCTTACACAGATTATCACATCCGTTACCACTGTAATTGGTGTATTTATTATGATGCTTAGTATAAGTGTTCTCATGACTGTAGTAGCCCTTTGTATAATTCCCTTATCAATGATAATTATGATGTTTATAATAAAGTATTCTCAAAAATACTTTAAGGAGCAGCAAGATTATCTGGGACATGTAAATGGACATGTAGAGGAAATGTATGGTGGACATATAGTTATGAAGGCTTTTAATGGAGAAAAAGACAGCATTGAAAAATTTGATAAACTTAACAATACTCTTTATAAATCTGCATGGAAATCTCAATTTTTAACTAGTATAGTAATGCCTGTAATGAATTTTGTAAGTAATCTGGGGTATGTAGGTGTATGTGTTTTAGGAGGATGGCTTGCAATAAAGAAGACCATTGAGGTAGGTGATATTCAGGCTTTTATACAGTATGTAAGATCATTTACCCAGCCTATTACTCAAATTGCCAATATATCCAATATACTTCAACAGACAGCTGCTTCAGCAGAGCGTGTATTTGAGTTTTTGGAAGAGGAAGAAGAAGTTTCGGAGGTCCAAAATCCTGTAAAAATTGAAGATGTTGCAGGTAGTGTTGAATTTAAAAATGTTCAATTTGCATATAATTCTGATAAAATTGTAATCAATGATTTCTCAGCTAGAATAAATCCAGGACGGAAAGTAGCAATTGTAGGCCCTACAGGCGCTGGTAAGACCACTATAGTAAAACTTCTAATGCGTTTTTATGATGTGAATAAAGGTGCTATACTGGTAGATGGACATGATATAAGAGAATATACAAGAAGGGATCTTAGGTCTATGTTTGGAATGGTACTTCAGGATACTTGGCTTTATAATGGAAGTATAATGGAAAATATAAGATATGGAAAACTCCAGGCCAAAGATGAAGAAGTAAAAGCTGCAGCAAAAGCAGCATATGTAGATGGCTTTGTGCATACTCTTCCTGGAGGATATGATATGATTCTTAATGAAGAAACTTCAAATATATCTCAGGGACAAAAACAACTTTTAACTATTGCAAGAGCAATACTTTCAGATCCTAAAATTCTTATTTTAGATGAAGCAACCAGCTCTGTGGATACTCGTACGGAAGTAAGAATAAAAAAGGCTATGAGAAATCTTATGAAAAATCGAACCAGCTTTATTATTGCACATAGATTGTCTACAATTCGTGATGCTGATTTGATTCTGGTAATGGATAATGGAGATATTGTAGAGCAGGGAACTCATGATGAACTTCTTAAAAAAGGAGGAGTGTATTCCAAGCTTTATAATAGTCAATTTACCTATTCTTTAGAAAATGAATAA
- a CDS encoding FAD-binding oxidoreductase, translating to MKEEIVENLKKVVGQDWVTNDLSQMESYLYDETESLIRIRPSEDCIVVKPGSPEEISKILKYANETLTPVVPRGGGTGVCGATVPIKPSIILSLERLNKIIELDEKNLMITVESGTTLADLLQSLNKQGKLFFPIHPGDEGAQIGGMVMENAGGTKAVKHGIMRNHVKSLEVVLPTGEIVNFGGKLLKNNMGYDLLHMMIGSEGTLGIVTKVTLRLYAKNNYTGTLLISFNTRREACDTVPKILQEGITPLAIEYMDRFISEKAAEHLGTTWPANKGSVDLMFMLDGATEDELYSTSEKIVEICEKHNAVDSIIAETSKEQKNLLDIRSNAYTPFKEHVADGLDMAVPPSSVPDFFDDITALAEKYNTIIPAVGHIADGNIHNFIMSENGKLPSYYEEFKQEMYKIALKYGGTITAEHGTGKSRKKYMPLQFTQREIDIMSGIKMVFDPNKILNPGTVVD from the coding sequence TTGAAAGAAGAAATTGTTGAAAATTTAAAAAAAGTTGTAGGACAAGATTGGGTTACCAATGATTTATCCCAAATGGAAAGTTATTTATATGATGAAACTGAATCTTTAATTCGTATTAGACCCTCAGAGGATTGTATAGTAGTTAAGCCTGGTTCACCAGAAGAAATATCTAAAATATTAAAATATGCCAATGAAACATTAACACCTGTGGTTCCAAGAGGAGGTGGCACTGGTGTATGTGGTGCGACAGTACCTATAAAACCCAGTATAATTCTTTCTCTTGAAAGATTGAATAAAATTATTGAACTGGATGAAAAAAATTTGATGATTACTGTGGAGTCAGGAACTACTTTAGCAGATTTACTTCAATCATTAAATAAACAGGGTAAATTATTCTTTCCTATACATCCTGGAGATGAAGGTGCACAAATTGGCGGCATGGTTATGGAAAATGCGGGAGGTACAAAAGCTGTAAAACACGGAATCATGAGAAACCATGTAAAATCACTGGAAGTAGTTCTCCCTACAGGAGAAATAGTTAATTTTGGTGGAAAGCTCTTAAAAAACAATATGGGTTACGATTTGCTTCATATGATGATAGGAAGCGAAGGAACTCTTGGTATAGTTACAAAAGTTACTTTAAGGCTTTACGCAAAAAATAATTATACAGGTACCCTTTTAATTTCCTTTAACACAAGACGTGAAGCTTGTGATACAGTACCTAAAATACTTCAGGAAGGAATTACCCCTTTAGCTATTGAATATATGGATAGGTTTATTTCAGAAAAAGCCGCAGAACACCTTGGAACTACCTGGCCTGCCAATAAAGGCTCTGTAGACTTGATGTTTATGCTGGATGGAGCTACCGAGGATGAATTATACTCAACCAGTGAAAAAATTGTAGAAATATGTGAAAAACATAATGCAGTGGACAGTATTATAGCAGAAACTTCAAAAGAGCAAAAAAATCTTTTGGACATACGCAGCAATGCCTACACTCCTTTTAAAGAACATGTAGCAGACGGTCTTGATATGGCAGTTCCTCCATCCTCCGTACCTGATTTTTTTGACGACATAACAGCTCTTGCTGAAAAATACAATACTATAATTCCCGCTGTAGGCCACATAGCAGATGGAAATATTCACAATTTTATTATGAGTGAAAATGGCAAACTACCTTCCTATTATGAAGAATTCAAACAGGAAATGTATAAAATTGCATTAAAATACGGTGGTACAATAACTGCAGAACATGGTACTGGAAAATCACGAAAAAAATATATGCCTCTTCAGTTTACCCAAAGGGAAATTGATATTATGAGTGGAATTAAAATGGTTTTCGATCCTAATAAAATTCTTAACCCCGGCACTGTCGTAGACTAA
- the glgP gene encoding alpha-glucan family phosphorylase, with amino-acid sequence MSKDCPKIAYFCMEFGLHSDFKIYAGGLGILAGDYLKAAKENNFPVTGIGIRWKQGYVEQHIDDKQRIVDSFYNYDYDFLQDTGIKVNVKIRGRVVHCKVWKVDCFGNSELYLLDTDLPENSDRWITGQLYGWFEEERIAQEMVLGIGGVRALRALKKDIDIYHFNEGHAVFAGFELIRERIGKGEDPYEAWRKCRDSIVFTTHTPIIEGNESHGLDILQYMDAYDGLDRNFIEQIGGNPFNMTVAGLRLSKKSNAVSAMHGKTANEMWKNIHNRSEIISITNGININTWGDKRIIEAARKKENLLELHMKNKLKIIQYVYEEKGVELDKDNLIIGFARRAAPYKRGDLIFSNEEKISPLLKSKKVQIIISLKAHPLDFSGKEIIKHILNIQEKYPQSVVFLNNYNMEKGALLTRGVDIWLNNPRVTREACGTSGMKAAVNGVLNLSTLDGWWPEACWDGVTGWQIGNGFIGRTESEQDIYDGKSLYDVLINKVLETYYNDKNRWNEMMIASVNAMVERYSADRMIMEYYDKMYN; translated from the coding sequence GTGAGTAAAGATTGTCCCAAGATTGCTTATTTTTGTATGGAATTTGGATTACACTCTGATTTTAAAATCTATGCTGGGGGACTTGGAATATTAGCGGGAGATTATCTTAAAGCTGCTAAAGAAAATAATTTTCCTGTAACTGGTATAGGGATAAGATGGAAACAAGGTTACGTAGAACAGCATATAGATGACAAACAGAGAATAGTGGATTCTTTTTATAATTATGATTATGATTTTCTCCAGGATACGGGAATAAAAGTAAATGTAAAAATAAGAGGTAGAGTTGTACATTGTAAAGTGTGGAAGGTAGATTGTTTTGGTAATTCGGAACTTTATCTGCTGGATACAGATCTTCCGGAAAATTCTGATAGATGGATAACCGGCCAATTGTATGGATGGTTTGAAGAAGAAAGAATAGCCCAGGAAATGGTACTTGGAATAGGAGGGGTAAGGGCATTAAGAGCATTAAAGAAAGATATAGATATATACCATTTCAACGAAGGACACGCTGTTTTTGCTGGGTTTGAACTTATAAGAGAGAGAATTGGAAAGGGAGAAGATCCTTATGAGGCGTGGAGAAAATGTAGGGACAGTATTGTATTTACCACTCATACTCCTATTATAGAGGGAAATGAATCCCATGGTCTTGATATATTACAATATATGGATGCATATGATGGACTAGATAGGAATTTTATAGAACAAATAGGAGGAAATCCTTTCAATATGACTGTAGCAGGACTCAGACTTTCTAAAAAATCTAATGCAGTTTCAGCTATGCATGGAAAAACAGCAAATGAAATGTGGAAAAATATTCACAATAGAAGTGAAATTATAAGTATAACAAATGGAATAAATATTAATACCTGGGGAGATAAGCGTATTATAGAAGCTGCCAGAAAAAAAGAGAATCTATTGGAACTTCACATGAAGAATAAATTGAAGATAATACAGTATGTATATGAAGAAAAGGGAGTAGAACTAGATAAGGATAATTTGATTATAGGTTTTGCCAGGAGGGCAGCACCATATAAAAGAGGAGATTTGATATTTAGTAATGAAGAAAAAATTTCACCTCTTTTAAAAAGCAAAAAAGTACAAATAATAATATCATTAAAGGCACATCCTTTGGATTTTAGCGGAAAAGAAATAATAAAGCATATTTTAAATATACAAGAGAAGTATCCTCAATCTGTAGTTTTTCTAAATAATTACAATATGGAAAAAGGAGCACTACTTACAAGAGGAGTAGATATATGGTTGAACAATCCAAGGGTCACTAGGGAAGCTTGTGGTACTTCTGGAATGAAGGCTGCTGTAAATGGGGTATTGAATTTAAGTACTTTAGATGGATGGTGGCCAGAAGCTTGTTGGGATGGAGTCACAGGATGGCAGATAGGAAATGGATTTATAGGTAGAACTGAAAGTGAACAGGATATTTATGATGGAAAAAGTCTCTATGATGTATTAATCAATAAAGTTTTGGAAACTTATTATAATGATAAAAATAGGTGGAATGAAATGATGATAGCCAGTGTAAATGCAATGGTGGAAAGATATTCAGCAGATAGAATGATTATGGAATATTATGATAAAATGTATAACTAA
- a CDS encoding glycosyltransferase yields MKILMISWEYPPKTIGGLSNHVYYLSHSLCEKGNEVHVITCEEGTAPVDEDDKGVFVHRVTPYAIDTQDFTKWVMQLNFAMVERAVRLINECGEFDLIHVHDWLTAFCAKTLKWSFRIPVVCTMHATEYGRNGGINTVTQRYISATEWMLTYESWKVVACSNYMKSQINKLFSTPEEKIWVIPNGINLGKFNFEFDWLSFRRKYAMDNEKIIFCIGRHVFEKGIHLLIEAAPNIISRYNDSKFIIAGTGPMTEELKDKVRYSGLADKFLFTGYMDESEKNKLYRVSSAAVFPSLYEPFGIVALEAMAAGCPVVVSDTGGLSEIVDHGENGLKCINGNSNSIADNIVQLLYDEAFAKHISDNGKNTVKDRFTWDKVGDLTMKMYDEVLEEAGGTEWRKLEMENNNKSFREDYKVYKSLNEENKDLAEVAKTNHNEPAKDNFKKEEILEYYEDLRESRQEDKKEQEDAKVKVGARVKGKSQTAGRKRTSTKNKEKSKV; encoded by the coding sequence ATGAAAATTTTAATGATTTCTTGGGAATACCCGCCTAAAACCATAGGTGGATTATCAAATCACGTATATTATCTATCCCATTCTCTTTGTGAGAAGGGAAATGAAGTTCATGTTATTACCTGTGAAGAAGGTACAGCACCTGTAGATGAAGATGACAAGGGAGTTTTTGTTCATAGGGTTACACCTTATGCTATAGATACTCAGGATTTTACCAAATGGGTAATGCAGCTTAATTTTGCCATGGTAGAAAGAGCAGTTAGATTGATAAATGAATGTGGAGAATTTGATTTAATACATGTTCATGATTGGCTTACTGCATTCTGTGCAAAGACTTTAAAATGGTCCTTTAGAATACCGGTAGTATGTACTATGCATGCTACAGAATATGGGAGAAATGGAGGTATAAATACTGTAACTCAAAGATATATCTCTGCTACAGAATGGATGCTTACCTATGAGTCATGGAAAGTGGTTGCCTGCAGTAATTATATGAAAAGCCAGATAAATAAGCTGTTTTCAACGCCAGAAGAGAAGATATGGGTTATTCCAAATGGAATCAATTTGGGAAAATTTAACTTTGAATTTGACTGGCTTTCCTTTAGAAGAAAATATGCCATGGATAATGAAAAGATAATCTTTTGCATAGGAAGGCATGTTTTTGAGAAAGGAATACACCTTCTTATAGAAGCAGCTCCTAATATAATAAGTAGATACAATGATTCCAAATTTATAATAGCAGGTACCGGTCCTATGACAGAGGAATTGAAGGATAAAGTTAGATATTCTGGATTAGCAGATAAATTCTTATTTACAGGATATATGGATGAATCAGAAAAGAATAAATTATACAGAGTATCTAGTGCAGCAGTATTTCCATCTCTTTATGAACCTTTTGGCATTGTAGCTCTGGAGGCTATGGCAGCAGGGTGTCCTGTAGTTGTTTCAGATACAGGTGGATTAAGCGAGATTGTGGATCATGGAGAAAATGGACTTAAATGTATAAATGGAAATTCCAATAGTATAGCAGATAATATAGTTCAGCTGTTATATGATGAGGCCTTTGCTAAGCATATAAGTGATAATGGAAAAAATACTGTAAAAGATAGATTCACATGGGATAAGGTAGGGGATCTTACTATGAAAATGTATGATGAAGTTTTAGAGGAAGCTGGTGGCACGGAATGGAGAAAGTTGGAGATGGAAAATAATAATAAATCTTTTAGAGAAGACTATAAGGTATATAAAAGTTTAAATGAGGAAAATAAGGATTTAGCGGAAGTTGCAAAAACTAATCATAATGAGCCTGCAAAAGATAATTTTAAAAAGGAAGAGATTTTAGAATATTATGAGGATCTTAGAGAAAGTAGACAGGAAGATAAAAAAGAACAGGAAGATGCGAAAGTAAAAGTAGGAGCTAGAGTTAAAGGTAAAAGTCAGACTGCAGGAAGAAAAAGAACCAGTACTAAAAATAAAGAAAAAAGTAAGGTTTAA